One genomic window of Cannabis sativa cultivar Pink pepper isolate KNU-18-1 chromosome 2, ASM2916894v1, whole genome shotgun sequence includes the following:
- the LOC115710589 gene encoding pentatricopeptide repeat-containing protein At5g15300, whose product MEKHRALEIKLVLLLHRISSMKDVEQVQAFIAKAGLVNYPPLVAKLISLTSVSSWGCVSHAQSLFEETTMDDTLLCNTMIRAYSRSVFPIRALCIYNRMQELNLGSDNFTFNFALRACARAMKRFQEDCRFELAKGAEIHCRILKLGFDRYLNILNSLVFAYSQCGRVGVARQVFDEMSDRSVASWNIMISAYDQLDDFESADHLFALMPQKNVVSWNTLLSRTVRLGKIEAAKELFQEMPERDAVSWNSIIAAYVQAKNYDGALNLFREMQDSKVEATEVTLISILGACAKTGALDIGTEIHVSLVKKCYKVEGYLGNALVDMYAKCGKLNSAREVFDELKMKPVSCWNAMIVGLAVHGGSEEALELFAEMENRLDEVRPNRVTFIGVLIACRHKGLVEEGRQYFDRMIQQYNIKPDIKHYGCMIDLLSRWGFLYEAYEMIKTRSGETSSVIWRTLLGACTVHRNMDMAEKCFQQLAELELLKDADYVLLSNIYAEAERWDDVERLRNEMVTAGVVKILGYSHIGEGNFK is encoded by the coding sequence ATGGAGAAGCATAGAGCCTTAGAAATCAAGCTTGTTCTACTTCTTCACCGAATTTCTTCCATGAAAGATGTTGAACAGGTGCAAGCTTTCATCGCCAAAGCAGGTCTAGTGAATTACCCTCCATTGGTTGCCAAGCTCATCTCCCTGACTTCCGTGTCGTCATGGGGCTGTGTCTCTCATGCTCAATCCCTTTTCGAAGAAACGACTATGGATGATACGTTGCTGTGTAATACTATGATTAGAGCTTACTCCAGAAGTGTTTTCCCAATAAGAGCTTTATGCATTTATAATCGTATGCAAGAGTTAAATCTTGGGTCGGACAATTTCACCTTCAATTTTGCTCTCAGGGCTTGCGCGAGAGCAATGAAACGGTTTCAAGAagattgtaggtttgagttagCTAAGGGAGCTGAAATTCACTGTCGGATTTTGAAATTGGGGTTTGATCgctatttaaatattttgaattcGTTGGTTTTTGCTTACTCGCAATGTGGTCGTGTTGGTGTTGCACGGCAGGTGTTTGATGAAATGTCTGACAGAAGTGTTGCTTCTTGGAACATCATGATATCGGCTTATGATCAACTCGATGATTTCGAATCGGCGGATCACCTGTTTGCTTTAATGCCTCAAAAGAATGTTGTTTCTTGGAACACTTTGTTATCAAGGACTGTTAGGTTGGGGAAGATTGAGGCTGCAAAGGAGTTGTTTCAAGAGATGCCTGAAAGGGATGCTGTTTCTTGGAACTCCATCATAGCTGCTTATGTTCAGGCCAAAAACTACGATGGGGCGTTAAATCTCTTCCGTGAAATGCAAGATTCTAAAGTGGAAGCTACAGAAGTAACACTTATATCAATTTTGGGTGCTTGTGCCAAAACAGGGGCATTGGATATCGGTACAGAAATTCATGTATCATTGGTAAAAAAGTGCTACAAGGTTGAAGGATACCTTGGTAATGCTCTGGTTGATATGTACGCTAAATGCGGGAAGTTGAATTCAGCTCGGGAAGTATTCGATGAGCTAAAAATGAAACCTGTAAGTTGCTGGAATGCTATGATTGTTGGTTTAGCTGTACATGGTGGTTCTGAGGAAGCTTTGGAACTCTTTGCTGAAATGGAAAATAGACTTGATGAAGTTAGGCCTAATCGAGTTACATTCATCGGTGTTTTGATTGCTTGCCGGCACAAGGGTTTGGTGGAAGAAGGACGCCAGTATTTTGACCGTATGATCCAACAGTATAATATCAAGCCTGATATCAAGCATTACGGTTGTATGATTGATCTTTTAAGCCGATGGGGATTTCTGTATGAAGCTTATGAAATGATCAAAACCAGATCTGGCGAAACAAGCTCGGTAATATGGAGAACTTTGCTTGGTGCTTGTACTGTACACAGAAACATGGACATGGCTGAGAAATGCTTCCAGCAGCTTGCCGAGTTGGAGCTTCTTAAGGATGCAGATTATGTTTTGCTATCGAACATTTATGCTGAAGCCGAAAGATGGGATGATGTTGAGCGACTGAGAAATGAAATGGTTACTGCCGGGGTTGTGAAGATACTTGGCTACAGCCATATAGGAgaaggaaattttaaataa
- the LOC133034973 gene encoding uncharacterized protein LOC133034973, which yields MVRLTFGRIMAIPSCSPIQPHHFVSISRPHFPSKLHFPIIFARALSVSASAAQPQTANCFKSFDGDIQPYLRCTMPHKHLKVAVLLSGGVDSSVALRLLHAAGHSCTAFYLKIWFQEDFDNFWSECPWEEDLKYAKAVCNRIEVPLEVVHLTDEYWKNVVSYIIDEYRCGRTPNPDVLCNTRIKFGAFMDAIKSMDFDYVASGHYANVVHSCTNQVDDDSILELSQDMVKDQTYFLSHLSQVQLKRLIFPLGCISKEEVRKLATQFDLPNKDRKDSQGICFLGKIKFSEFVARHIGEEEGVILEAETGDFLGKHRGFWFYTIGQRQGLRLPGGPWYVVEKDVKNNVVFASRNYFSFDKRRRIFRVGSLRWLSRLGTDQTCRLQCKVRHGPGFYNCSLTMESGEGCDEDVAVVQLSEDDQGLAAGQFAAFYQGKTCLGSGVILESWDDKGFPVCAKALEIARIEDKSLLGKPVKIKVKPPLELDQEVGSTELNKEHKSSQIAAAKRGRLALFPPIKWLQQFRDNWFRIF from the exons ATGGTGAGACTAACATTTGGGAGAATCATGGCAATACCTTCTTGTTCTCCAATTCAACCTCATCACTTCGTCTCCATCTCTCGACCTCACTTTCCTTCTAAACTCCATTTTCCCATCATCTTCGCCAGAGCCTTGTCTGTTTCTGCCTCTGCCGCACAGCCTCAAACCGCAAATTGTTTCAAGAGTTTTGATGGTGATATTCAACCATACCTGCGCTGCACCATGCCTCATAAACACCTCAAAGTCGCCGTTCTGCTCAGCGGTGGTGTCGATAGCAGCGTTGCTCTTCGCCTCCTCCACGCCGCCGGACATTCCTGTACCGCCTTCTACCTTAAAATTTGGTTCCAG GAAGATTTTGACAACTTTTGGTCGGAATGCCCATGGGAAGAGGATTTGAAGTATGCAAAAGCTGTTTGTAATCGG ATTGAAGTGCCACTAGAAGTTGTGCATCTGACTGATGAATATTGGAAGAATGTG GTCTCCTACATTATTGACGAGTATCGTTGTGGCCGTACCCCTAATCCAGATGTTCTATGCAATACAAGAATAAAGTTTG GTGCATTCATGGATGCCATCAAAAGTATGGACTTTGATTATGTTGCTTCTGGACATTATGCGAATGTTGTCCACTCATGTACAAATCAAGTGGATGATGATTCTATTTTAGAGCTATCACAGGATATG GTGAAAGATCAGACATACTTCCTTTCACATCTTTCTCAGGTGCAGCTTAAGCGACTAATTTTCCCACTTGGTTGTATCTCAAAG GAAGAAGTTCGGAAGCTTGCCACACAATTTGATCTGCCTAATAAAGACAGAAAAGATTCACAAGGAATATGCTTTCTTGGAAAG atAAAGTTTAGTGAATTTGTCGCCAGACACATAGGGGAGGAGGAAGGTGTCATATTAGAAGCTGAAACAGGTGATTTTCTTGGAAAGCATCGGGGTTTCTGGTTTTATACAATTGGTCAACGTCAAGGTTTACGCCTACCAGGTGGACCCTG GTATGTTGTTGAGAAGGATGTTAAAAACAACGTAGTTTTTGCATCAAGAAACTACTTTTCATTTGATAAAAGAAGGCGCATTTTTCGAGTTGGCTCCTTAAGATGGCTGAGCAGGCTTGGCACAGATCAAACCTGTCGTCTGCAGTGCAAG GTCAGGCATGGCCCTGGATTTTACAATTGTAGCTTGACCATGGAATCAGGTGAAGGTTGTGATGAAGATGTTGCAGTTGTACAATTATCTGAAGATGATCAAGGCTTGGCAGCTGGACAGTTTGCTGCCTTCTACCAAGGAAAGACCTGCTTGGGTTCCGGTGTAATTTTGGAGTCTTGGGATGACAAGGGATTTCCTGTATGTGCCAAAGCTCTCGAAATTGCAAGAATAGAAGATAAGTCTCTTCTCGGAAAACCCGTAAAGATAAAAGTCAAACCTCCCTTGGAGCTTGATCAGGAAGTTGGTAGTACAGAGCTTAACAAGGAACATAAAAGTTCTCAAATCGCTGCAGCCAAACGTGGCAGGCTGGCATTATTCCCGCCTATCAAGTGGctgcaacaatttagagataACTGGTTTAGGATATTCTAA